The proteins below are encoded in one region of Longimicrobium sp.:
- a CDS encoding putative sulfate exporter family transporter has translation MTEPRPPLLGYLPGLALSATLAAAAWALQEVEVRVTGHAVVEALVLAILLGMMVRTFWKPGARWEPGISLTAKQVLEI, from the coding sequence GTGACCGAACCCCGTCCCCCGCTCCTGGGGTACCTTCCCGGCCTGGCGCTTTCCGCCACGCTGGCCGCCGCCGCGTGGGCGCTGCAGGAGGTGGAGGTGCGGGTCACGGGGCACGCCGTGGTCGAGGCGCTGGTGCTGGCCATCCTGCTGGGGATGATGGTGCGCACCTTCTGGAAGCCGGGCGCGCGGTGGGAGCCGGGAATCTCGCTGACGGCCAAGCAGGTGCTGGAGATCG